Part of the Longimicrobium sp. genome is shown below.
TGCGTGAGACTTCCTGTTAGATATGTTAATGATGAGGGGCTTGCATGTGGAGACTGTTCGCGCCACCATTCGTTCACACGAACTCTTCGAAATGATGGAGGAATGGGGATGGCGGACGACTGGCAGCAGAACCTGATCACCCGCGGCGAGGAGATCGCGCAGATCTGGCGCGAGGTGCGGCGCATCGCGGTGCTGGGGATGAAGACCGAGGCGCAGGCCGGGCAGCCGGCCTTCTACGTCCCCGAGTACCTGCACCGCGCGGGCTACGACATCATCCCCGTGCCGGTCTACTTCCCCGACGCCACGCACATCCTGGGGAAGCACGTCTACCGCAGGCTCGCCGACATCCCCGGCGAGATCGACATGGTGAACGT
Proteins encoded:
- a CDS encoding CoA-binding protein, with translation MADDWQQNLITRGEEIAQIWREVRRIAVLGMKTEAQAGQPAFYVPEYLHRAGYDIIPVPVYFPDATHILGKHVYRRLADIPGEIDMVNVFRRSQDVPPHVDDILASSPKVVWMQSGIRHEESARRLAEAGIRVVQDRCAMVEHRRYAH